In a single window of the Streptococcus ilei genome:
- a CDS encoding formate--tetrahydrofolate ligase, which yields MVLSDIEIANSVQMKPIMEIAAELGLTEEDISLYGKYKAKIDSNQLEQLKDKEDGKLILVTAISPTPAGEGKTTTSVGLVDALSAIGEKAVIALREPSLGPVFGIKGGAAGGGYAQVVPMEDINLHFTGDFHAIGIANNLLAALIDNHIHHGNELGIDSRRITWKRVVDMNDRQLRHIVDGLQGKTNGVPREDGFDITVASEIMAILCLSENILDLKERLDRIIIGYNYQGQPVTAKDLKAGGAMAAVLKDAIHPNLVQTLEHTPAIIHGGPFANIAHGCNSVLATKLALKYADYVVTEAGFGADLGAEKFIDIKCRMAGLKPSEVVLVATIRALKMHGGVAKADLATENVQAVIDGLPNLDKHLANIQEVYGLPVVVAINKFPLDTEAELEAVYESCKKRNIDVVISDVWAHGGAGGRDLAEKVIQLAQEENHFSYVYDEEDSIETKLTKIVTKVYGGKGISLTPAAKRELKELEALGFSNYPICMAKTQYSFSDDAKKIGAPKDFTVKISNLKVAAGAGFIVALTGTIMTMPGLPKVPASEKIDIDAQGNITGLF from the coding sequence ATGGTTTTATCGGATATTGAAATTGCCAATTCTGTCCAAATGAAGCCCATCATGGAAATCGCTGCTGAACTTGGATTGACCGAAGAAGATATCTCACTCTACGGAAAGTACAAGGCAAAAATTGATAGCAATCAACTGGAACAACTAAAGGATAAGGAAGATGGCAAGCTGATCCTCGTGACAGCTATCTCTCCTACTCCTGCTGGAGAAGGAAAGACAACCACCTCTGTTGGACTAGTGGATGCCCTCTCTGCTATCGGTGAGAAAGCGGTCATTGCCCTCCGCGAACCTTCACTTGGCCCTGTCTTTGGGATCAAGGGTGGTGCTGCCGGTGGTGGGTACGCTCAAGTGGTTCCAATGGAAGATATCAACCTTCACTTTACCGGAGACTTCCATGCCATTGGGATTGCCAACAACTTACTTGCAGCCTTGATTGACAATCATATTCACCACGGTAATGAGTTGGGCATCGATTCTCGTCGCATCACCTGGAAACGAGTGGTCGACATGAACGACCGTCAACTCCGCCATATTGTCGATGGCCTTCAAGGAAAAACAAACGGAGTGCCTCGTGAAGATGGTTTCGACATCACGGTGGCGTCTGAAATCATGGCTATTCTCTGTCTCTCAGAAAATATCCTTGACTTAAAAGAACGTCTCGATCGCATCATTATCGGTTACAACTACCAAGGACAGCCGGTGACAGCCAAAGACCTCAAAGCTGGTGGTGCTATGGCAGCTGTTCTCAAAGATGCCATTCATCCGAACTTGGTACAAACGTTAGAACATACTCCTGCTATCATCCACGGTGGTCCATTTGCCAATATCGCCCATGGCTGTAACAGTGTGCTCGCTACCAAGTTGGCTCTCAAATATGCAGACTATGTTGTTACAGAAGCTGGCTTCGGAGCAGACTTAGGCGCTGAAAAATTCATCGACATCAAGTGCCGCATGGCAGGACTCAAACCTTCTGAGGTTGTGCTCGTCGCAACCATCCGGGCTCTCAAGATGCATGGTGGAGTTGCCAAAGCGGACTTAGCTACAGAAAATGTCCAAGCTGTTATCGATGGGCTACCAAACCTTGACAAACACTTGGCCAACATCCAAGAAGTCTATGGCCTGCCTGTAGTCGTTGCCATTAACAAATTCCCGCTGGATACAGAAGCGGAACTTGAAGCTGTCTATGAATCTTGTAAGAAACGCAATATAGACGTGGTCATCTCTGATGTCTGGGCACATGGTGGAGCTGGCGGCCGTGACCTAGCTGAAAAAGTCATTCAACTGGCTCAAGAAGAAAATCACTTCTCTTATGTCTATGACGAAGAAGACAGCATTGAAACAAAATTGACCAAGATTGTTACCAAAGTTTATGGTGGAAAAGGCATTAGCCTAACACCAGCTGCCAAACGCGAACTAAAAGAATTAGAAGCACTTGGTTTCTCAAACTACCCAATCTGTATGGCCAAGACGCAATACTCCTTCTCAGATGATGCGAAAAAGATCGGTGCACCGAAAGATTTCACTGTCAAAATCAGCAACCTTAAGGTGGCTGCAGGAGCTGGCTTTATCGTGGCTCTCACTGGTACCATCATGACCATGCCTGGCCTACCAAAAGTACCTGCCAGTGAAAAGATTGATATCGATGCTCAAGGCAATATCACTGGTCTCTTTTAA
- a CDS encoding HutD/Ves family protein yields MVTILHLTPADYQISTWSGGQTTQLFLSPKEGSYPDRNFDFRLSTATVEVEKSDFTDLTGYHRILMPLTSSITLTHQQKEVLLKPFQSYFFDGGDPVSSQGTCQDFNLIYKPSYQGHMSAISPKESVTSQSRYQLIYALCPLTLQLETGQSQTLKTHELLFIEQASPLQEMTITFSPLQSGKQPIAIWTALR; encoded by the coding sequence ATGGTGACCATCCTTCATCTTACCCCCGCAGATTATCAGATTTCTACCTGGTCCGGTGGCCAAACCACCCAACTCTTCCTCTCTCCAAAAGAGGGAAGTTATCCAGATCGGAACTTTGACTTTCGCCTCTCTACTGCAACGGTGGAGGTTGAAAAAAGTGATTTTACCGATCTCACTGGCTACCACCGAATCTTGATGCCCCTGACATCATCGATTACACTCACCCATCAACAGAAAGAAGTGCTTTTGAAGCCATTTCAAAGCTACTTCTTTGACGGGGGAGATCCCGTATCTAGCCAAGGGACCTGCCAAGATTTTAATCTGATCTACAAACCTTCCTATCAGGGGCATATGAGTGCTATATCCCCAAAAGAGAGTGTCACGAGTCAGAGTCGCTATCAATTGATCTATGCTCTCTGTCCTCTCACACTCCAATTGGAAACAGGGCAATCCCAAACCCTCAAAACTCACGAGCTCCTGTTTATCGAACAAGCATCTCCTCTTCAAGAGATGACAATTACGTTTTCACCCCTTCAGTCTGGGAAGCAACCGATTGCTATCTGGACTGCGCTAAGATAA
- a CDS encoding APC family permease: MNGAHKQSIEEQEKAKFSFSGATLYGINAVIGSGIFLLPQKIYAGLGPASLAVMFGVAILVMLLSACLAETAGYFDKNGGAMQYSKAAFGDFVGFNVGILGWAVTVIAWAAMLAGFAKIFIITFPAFEGYNLQISIVMLVLLSLMNIAGLKTSKMFTLTATVAKLIPIVLFSLFAIFFIPGGVSKGNFTPFLQLESGSNLFSAISSTAVYIFYGFIGFETMSIVAGEMRNPEKNVPRAILGSISIVSVLYMLIIAGTIAMLGGGIMGTEAPVQDAFVKMIGPIGAPLVSYGALISIAGLNIGESIMVPRFGAALADEKLLPAELGKTNSKNAPVIAIIISGFFAFLLLLSGSFESLATFSVVFRFFQYIPTALAALKLRKMYPDKKVTFRVPFGPVIPILAVVISILMIAGDNLMNFVWGAIGLVIASGLYFVFHGDKLAKK, from the coding sequence ATGAACGGAGCACATAAACAGTCGATTGAGGAACAAGAAAAAGCGAAATTCAGCTTTAGCGGTGCCACTCTATACGGTATCAATGCCGTGATTGGGTCTGGTATCTTCCTCTTGCCTCAAAAAATTTATGCCGGTTTAGGACCAGCTTCCCTAGCCGTCATGTTTGGAGTAGCTATTCTTGTCATGCTACTATCAGCCTGTCTGGCTGAAACGGCTGGCTACTTCGATAAAAACGGTGGAGCCATGCAGTACTCAAAAGCAGCTTTCGGAGACTTTGTAGGCTTTAACGTCGGGATCCTCGGATGGGCCGTTACCGTTATCGCTTGGGCTGCTATGCTGGCTGGTTTTGCTAAGATCTTCATCATTACCTTCCCAGCATTCGAAGGCTACAACCTACAGATTAGTATCGTTATGTTGGTTCTCTTGAGTCTTATGAACATCGCCGGTCTGAAAACATCGAAAATGTTCACACTGACAGCTACTGTTGCAAAATTAATCCCAATTGTCCTCTTCTCACTCTTCGCCATCTTCTTTATTCCTGGTGGAGTAAGCAAGGGCAACTTCACACCTTTCCTTCAACTGGAAAGTGGATCAAATCTCTTTAGTGCTATTTCTAGTACCGCTGTTTACATCTTCTATGGATTTATCGGATTCGAAACCATGTCCATCGTTGCAGGGGAAATGCGTAACCCTGAAAAGAACGTTCCTCGTGCTATCTTGGGATCCATCAGTATCGTCTCAGTTCTCTACATGTTGATCATCGCTGGAACAATCGCTATGCTTGGTGGAGGCATTATGGGAACCGAGGCACCAGTACAAGACGCATTTGTTAAAATGATTGGCCCTATCGGTGCCCCTCTTGTCTCCTATGGTGCTCTCATTTCAATCGCCGGTCTCAACATCGGTGAATCCATTATGGTTCCTCGTTTCGGTGCTGCCCTAGCAGACGAAAAACTCTTGCCAGCAGAACTTGGAAAAACAAACTCTAAGAATGCTCCTGTCATTGCCATTATCATTTCCGGTTTCTTTGCATTCTTACTCTTGTTATCTGGATCTTTCGAATCCTTAGCAACTTTCAGTGTTGTTTTCCGTTTCTTCCAATATATTCCGACTGCTTTGGCAGCGCTCAAACTCAGAAAAATGTACCCAGACAAAAAGGTTACTTTCCGAGTGCCATTTGGTCCTGTTATCCCAATCTTGGCTGTTGTCATCAGTATCTTGATGATTGCAGGGGACAATCTAATGAACTTTGTATGGGGAGCTATCGGTCTAGTAATCGCTAGTGGACTTTACTTTGTTTTCCACGGTGACAAACTAGCTAAAAAATAA
- the hutH gene encoding histidine ammonia-lyase: MTQLIHLDGNSLTLEEVIAVARHGAQCELDEGAKEAVIASRKIVDDIVREKRVVYGVTTGFGSLCNVSISPEDTVQLQENLIRTHASGFGDPLPEDAVRAIMLIRINSLLKGYSGIRLSTVEKLLELLNKGVTPYIPEKGSLGASGDLAPLSHMVLPMLGLGHAYYKGQLLSGQEALDQAGIEKIQLAAKEGLALINGTTVLTGIGALATYDGIQLLKLSDIAGALSMEVHNGITSPFEEDLHTIRPQSGQLATARNIRNLLEGSKNTTVATQQRVQDPYTLRCIPQIHGASKDSIAYVKTKVEIEINSVTDNPIITKEGHVISGGNFHGEPMAQPFDFLGIALSEIGNVSERRVERLVNSQLSKLPSFLVKHPGLNSGFMITQYACASLASENKILSHPASVDSIPSCENQEDFVSMGTTAARKAAEILKNSRRIVATEIMAACQALDLKPENHELGKGTKPAYDMIRSKVAFIEFDKDIEIFEELNKASAVVESEEFLATIEKAVDLSIQY, encoded by the coding sequence ATGACTCAATTGATTCATTTAGATGGTAACAGCTTAACACTGGAAGAGGTCATCGCCGTCGCTCGGCACGGTGCCCAATGTGAGTTAGACGAAGGAGCAAAAGAAGCTGTCATCGCATCTCGTAAAATTGTCGATGATATCGTCCGTGAAAAACGTGTTGTCTATGGTGTGACCACTGGATTTGGTTCCCTCTGTAATGTCAGCATTTCTCCTGAAGATACTGTCCAACTTCAAGAAAACTTGATTCGTACTCACGCATCTGGTTTTGGCGATCCACTTCCTGAAGATGCCGTTCGTGCTATTATGTTAATCCGTATTAACTCACTCTTAAAAGGTTATTCTGGCATTCGTCTATCAACCGTTGAAAAACTGTTAGAATTGCTCAACAAAGGAGTGACTCCTTATATTCCAGAAAAAGGTTCTCTTGGAGCATCTGGTGACCTCGCCCCTCTTTCTCACATGGTTCTCCCAATGTTGGGACTTGGACATGCCTACTACAAAGGTCAACTTTTGAGCGGTCAAGAAGCTCTCGACCAAGCTGGTATCGAAAAGATCCAATTGGCTGCCAAAGAAGGACTTGCCTTGATTAATGGTACAACGGTCCTAACCGGTATTGGAGCTCTTGCAACTTACGACGGTATTCAATTGCTCAAACTCTCTGATATTGCAGGTGCTCTCTCAATGGAAGTTCACAATGGTATTACCAGTCCATTTGAAGAAGACCTTCATACCATCCGTCCTCAAAGTGGACAATTGGCGACTGCTCGTAACATCCGTAACCTCCTTGAAGGAAGCAAAAATACCACTGTTGCGACTCAACAACGGGTACAAGATCCTTATACACTCCGTTGTATCCCTCAAATCCACGGAGCCAGCAAGGACTCTATTGCTTATGTGAAAACAAAAGTTGAAATCGAAATCAACTCTGTGACGGATAACCCAATCATCACCAAGGAAGGTCACGTCATTTCAGGAGGTAACTTCCACGGTGAACCAATGGCTCAACCATTTGACTTTTTGGGTATTGCCCTTTCTGAGATTGGTAACGTATCTGAACGTCGGGTAGAACGATTGGTCAACAGCCAACTCAGCAAATTGCCATCCTTCTTGGTCAAACACCCTGGCCTTAACTCAGGCTTCATGATTACGCAGTATGCTTGTGCATCCCTTGCATCTGAAAACAAAATCTTGTCTCACCCAGCTAGCGTAGACTCTATCCCATCTTGTGAAAACCAAGAGGACTTCGTCAGCATGGGAACTACAGCAGCTCGTAAAGCGGCTGAGATTCTTAAGAATTCACGCCGCATCGTTGCTACTGAAATCATGGCAGCTTGCCAAGCCTTGGATCTCAAACCAGAAAATCATGAACTTGGTAAAGGTACAAAACCAGCCTATGACATGATTCGCAGCAAGGTGGCCTTCATTGAATTTGACAAGGACATCGAAATCTTTGAAGAACTCAATAAGGCATCTGCTGTCGTTGAAAGTGAAGAATTCTTAGCAACCATCGAAAAAGCAGTTGACTTAAGCATTCAATACTGA